GTACTTCTTCTTGACGGCGTCCAGGCCGGCCGCGGCCGAGTCGTTGAAGGACTTGTCGCCGCGGCCGCCGATGTCGTATGCCAGGCCGATCTTCAGATCGGCGCCGGCTGCGGCGCTCGAACCGGATGTACCAGGCGAAGCGGTGTTTCCGGGCGGCGCGGTGTCGTTGTCACTGCCACAGGCGGTCAGCACCATGGACGCTGCGAGACCGGCGACCGCGACCACCCGATATGAACTGAGTCGGCGCAAGACACTCTCCTCAATAATGATGTGCGCGGGAGGCACAGCGCCTCCGACCGGCGCTACGGTAGCCGGTCGCGATATGTCTGCCGGACCCGCCGACCCGGTTGTCACCACATTGTTGTGCGGTGCGGCCGCGGGTTGGGCGGAAAGGGCGGTGCGAGGTCATTTCAGACGCTGGCCGATCTGCCCTACAGCGGCTGTCCGGCCGGTCACGAACTCCCCTCACAAGGTCGGCTGCGACCAGTGCCGCGCCCGTCATCGACACCTACAGGAACCCGTTCGTCAACCCGATGGAGATCGGGCCGGTGGGGCCATTGTCGCCATGTGGATCGTGGTGATGGTGCCCTGGCTGGCCTGGGGCCGGTTCCGGTTTATCCGACAGCCCATTACGCGATGAGCCCGGGGGGGCGACCACCGTCGAGACCGAGGTGCTGCGCAACAACACCGACGTGATGCCCGGCCTCCACGCCGCCGGCGAGGTGACCTGCGTCTCGGAGGTGCAGGCAGACATCATCAAGCTCAAGGGGCGTTACGCCGACGTCGCCCTATCCGACAAGGGCAAACGTTATTACTCCGACCTGCTCCAAGCGCCCCGGTTCATCTTCGACTCACGCGACCAGGGCGCGGAGGAGCGGTGGGAGATCCTCAACGACCGCGAGGGCGTCCGGCGCTGCCGGACCACGTTCGAGTGCGCCGAGGCCTGCCCGCGCGGCATCGAGATCACCAGGGCGATCAAGGAAGTCAAGCAGGCGCCGCTGTTCCGCCGCGTCTGAGGCGACCGGCCACCCCCTTGGCGAACGACCACCCCTTGGCGAACGACCACTTTCTCAGGTAAACGTGGCAATGGAAGGCCGAGGTCCTCCGCGCGACCTGGTCTTCCGCACGCAATGACAGGTGAGGAAGGCCGTTCAAGAAAGGGATGTTCCGATGTCGTACACCAATCAGATCCAAGCGGTCCGCGACTACTACCTGCACGACAACAACGGTGAGCCCAGCATCTATCACATCTGGGAAAGGGGCGCCGGGCGGGGCGACGTCACTACCCCGGCCACGTCCAGCGCCCCGTACCAGCAGTACATCGAGGACCTGCTCCGCGGGTTCCTCGCCGAGAGCCCGGACCCGGGGCTGCTCAGCATCGGGTGCGGAAACGCGATGATCGAGGCCAGGATCGCGGCCGACGGCTACCGGGTGCTGGGCCTGGACGCGCTGGAGCACGCGGTCGAGCTGGCCAGGGCGAAGGGGGTCGACGCGGTGTGCGCCGACGTCCTGGACTGGACCCCGCCTCCCGGGCCGTGGACGGTGCTCTACGCCGACGGCAGCCCGGGCCACCTCTATGACCCCGACACCGGCCTGCAGAGCCTCCTCGAGCGCTTCAAGTCCTGGCTGCCCGCGGGCGGCGCGCTGGTGCTGTCCAACGACCCACCGCGCACCGACGCCGAGCTGCAGGAGAACCCCAAGGTGCCCGGGTACTTCTGGTTCTCCCAGGCCTACCTGCACCAGCAGGTCGAGAAGTGCGGGTTCGGCGACGTCACCAGCACCGCCTTCACCTACCAGAAGCCGCTGTCCGGCCCGCGCGACCGCATCGTCGTCACCGCCCGCGCCTGACCGGCCGAGCCGGCGCCTTCCTGGCGACAGCGGCGACGCCTTCCTGGCGACAGCGGCGACGCGTAACGGGCGACAGCGGCGACGCGTATCGGTTCTGCACGTCCTGGCGGTCATCAGCCATACGCGTCGAGCAGCGACATGCGGCATCCGGCATGCGGCATCCGGCATGCGGCATGCGGCATGCGGCATCGGACAGTCAAGCCCCCAGTGCCTGCCGCAGTTGCCGTGCCACGACGCCTGGCTCGGTTCGGACGATGACACTGGGGAATCGCAGAACCAGCGCGTCGCTCAGCGTCAGCTCGTTCTGGCGCAGCTGATCGTCGCACCACCTGCGAGGACTGAGATGGACCGCACCGTCTACTTCCACCACGACCAGACGCCCGTCCACACGTCGCCAGCTGGCATCCAGGTAGCGGCGCCTTCCTGATCCGTCTCGACGCACCTGCTGCTGATGGGGTAGGGGCAATCCTGCTCGCCGGCACAGCTGGACGAAGTCGATCTCGCTCAACGCCTGTGAGCCGCCGGCGATGTCTGCCACGGCCTGCAGGAGCACACCTCTGTGCCTGATCCTGATCGCTGCCCGAACGGCGTCGCCAAGGTCGGAGGCATCGGCCAACCGCTGCTGGACGACGGCTGCAAGCACGCCACAGCCGGGTCGGGGCGAACGGAAGCTTCCGGCCGCACGCACCGCGGCGTCCGACACGATCTGGATCCGCTTGCCAGGCAGGCATGGTGCGGGCCACCGGGCGCTGCGGTGCGTGACGATCGCCAACTCGGCCAGCGCGCAGGAGGGCGTCCCGGCTGGTGCCAGGACATGGATTTCGGGCCGCTCCCATCCGGTGAGGCCGGCATACTCCAGCGCGGTGAACGAACTCAGGACGCTGCCACGACCCACGTTGGCCAGTGCGGCGCTCCAGCGCTCGTCACGAGTGAGTTCGCCACAGTGCAGCACGATCGCTCGTCCGCACCGCTGCCAACGGCACGCGGCGATATTGGCGATGATCTGGGAGCGGGTGGCGCCCGCCCGCAGAAGCTGCGCGGACGTCACCACCTTCCGTCCGCCGTCGAGCATGCGGGCCCGTTGCGCCGAATTCGTGTACATCCATGCAGCGTCACCGGCAAGGGGCGCCGAGGGAGCAGGCCGGCGCTATCTGTGGACGAAGGTAATCGTCCACAGCTAGCGATTTCGTGCGCCCTGGCGAATGAAATCGCTACGCGTCGAGCGGAAGGGACGTCGAACGGAAGGGCGTCGAGCGGAAGGGGCGTCGAGCGGAAGGGGCGTCGAGCGGAAGGGGCGCGGGCCCGCCAGGCTCAGGACGCGCGTGGGGCCAGCGGGGTCAGCGGGACGATGTCGGCGGCGCCCAGCCGGGCGGCGTCGGCGGTGGCGTCGTCGGGCTGCTCCTGGGACTCCCGCTCGGCCGCCACCCGGGCCAGGTAGTGCTCGACCTCGGTGGCGGTGTGCGCCTCGTCCCAGCCGAGGTGCGGGGCCATCAGCTCGGCCACCACCGGCGCGGCCGACACCCCGCGGTCCCAGGCCTCGATCGAGGCCCGGGTGCGCCGGGCCAGCACGTCATCCAGATGCCTGGCCCCCTCGTGCGTCACGGCGTAGACCACCTCGGCGCGCAGGTAGTCATCAGAGCCCGGCAGCGGCTCGGCCAGTGACTCATCGGCGGCGATCAGGTCCAGCACCTCGTGCACCAGGCTGCCGTAGCGCCCGAGCAGGTGGTCGATGCGCACGACGTGCAGGCCCGACCGGGCGGCCAGCTGATGGCGCTGGTTGCGAACGCCCTGCCAACCCTCGGCGCCGACCAGCGGGATCTTGTCGGTGACCGAGTCCGGCACCCTGCCATCCATCGCCCGGACCGCCTCGTCGACGGCGTCGCGGCCCATCACCCGGTAGGTGGTGTACTTGCCGCCGGCGATCACCACCAGCCCCGGCACCGGATGGCCCACCACGTGCTCGCGGGACAGCTTCGAGGTCAGCTCCGACTCACCGGACAGCAGCGGCCGCAGGCCCGCGTAGACGCCCTCCACATCGGCCCGGGTCAGCGGCGAGGACAGCACCGAGTTCACCTGGTCGAGCAGGTAGTCGATGTCGCGGGCGCTGGCCGCCGGGTGGGCCAGGTCGAGGTCCCAGTCGGTGTCGGTGGTGCCGATGATCCAGTGCCGCCCCCACGGGATGACGAACAGCACGCTGGTCTCGGTACGCAGGATGAGCCCGGTGCTGGACTGCAGCCGGTCCCGGGGCACCACCAGGTGCACGCCCTTGGACGCCCGGACGTGGAACTGGCCACGGGTGTCGGCCAGCTGCTGGGTCTCATCGGTCCAGACCCCGGTGGCGTTGATCACCTGCTTGGCCCGGACGTCGAACTCCGCGCCGGTCTCCAGGTCGACCACCCGGGCCCCGGTCACCCGGCCGCCCTGGTGGCAGAAGCCGAGCACCCGGGTGCGGTTGGCCGCCAGCGCCCCGAAGGCGACCGCCGTGCGCACCACCGTCATGGTGTGCCGGGCGTCATCGACCTGGGCGTCCCAGTACTGCACCGCGCCGGTGAGCGAGCCGGGCGCCAGGCAGGGCGCCTCCCGCAGCGCCCGGCGCTTGCTCAGGTGCCGGTGGCGCGGCAGCCCGCGGGCGCTGCCGGCCCCTTTCCACAGGGTGCCCAGCGTGTCGTAGAGCAGCACGCCGGCCCCGACGTAGGGACGCTCCCACAGCCGGTGGGTCAGCGGGTACAGGAACGGCACCGGCCGGATCAGGTGCGGCGCGATGTGCTGGGTGAGCAGGCCGCGCTCGTGCAACGCCTCGCGCACCAGGCCGAAGTCCAGCATCTCCAGGTACCGCAGGCCGCCGTGGATCAGCTTGCTGGAGCGGCTGGAGGTGCCGCTGGCCCAGTCCCGGGCCTCGACGATCGCCGTCGAAAGTCCCCGGGTCACCGCGTCCAGGGCGGCGCCGGCGCCCACCACGCCGCCACCGACGATCAGCACGTCGAGTTCGGGCGCGGTGCGCATCGCGGCCAGCGCGGCGCCGCGGTTCTGTGGCGACATCGCCCTGACGCTCATCGGTAACCTCTCCTAGCTGACATCGACCCAGTCCAGGGTGCGCCCGATGGCCTTCTGCCAGCCGGCGTAGCCGTCGGCGCGCTGCTGGTCGCTCCACCGCGGCGACCAGCGCTCGGCCTGGTTCCAGTTCGCCCTGAGTTCATCGGTGTCCTTCCAGAATCCGACCGCCAGTCCCGCCGCGTACGCGGCGCCCAGGGCAGTGGTCTCGGCGACCACCGGGCGGCTGACCGGCACCCCGAGGATGTCGGCTTGCAGTTGCATGCACAGGTTGTTGGCGGTCACCCCGCCGTCGACCTTGAGCACGTCCAGGCTCACCCCGGAATCTCGCGCCATCGCCTCGATGACATCGCGGCTCTGGTAGCAGATCGCCTCCAGGGTAGCTCGCGCCAGGTGCGCGCTGGTGTGGTAGCGCGACAGGCCGGCGATCACTCCCCGGGCGTCGGATCGCCAGTACGGCGCGAACAGGCCCGAGAAGGCCGG
This genomic stretch from Jatrophihabitans sp. harbors:
- a CDS encoding methyltransferase domain-containing protein, encoding MSYTNQIQAVRDYYLHDNNGEPSIYHIWERGAGRGDVTTPATSSAPYQQYIEDLLRGFLAESPDPGLLSIGCGNAMIEARIAADGYRVLGLDALEHAVELARAKGVDAVCADVLDWTPPPGPWTVLYADGSPGHLYDPDTGLQSLLERFKSWLPAGGALVLSNDPPRTDAELQENPKVPGYFWFSQAYLHQQVEKCGFGDVTSTAFTYQKPLSGPRDRIVVTARA
- a CDS encoding glycerol-3-phosphate dehydrogenase/oxidase; its protein translation is MSPQNRGAALAAMRTAPELDVLIVGGGVVGAGAALDAVTRGLSTAIVEARDWASGTSSRSSKLIHGGLRYLEMLDFGLVREALHERGLLTQHIAPHLIRPVPFLYPLTHRLWERPYVGAGVLLYDTLGTLWKGAGSARGLPRHRHLSKRRALREAPCLAPGSLTGAVQYWDAQVDDARHTMTVVRTAVAFGALAANRTRVLGFCHQGGRVTGARVVDLETGAEFDVRAKQVINATGVWTDETQQLADTRGQFHVRASKGVHLVVPRDRLQSSTGLILRTETSVLFVIPWGRHWIIGTTDTDWDLDLAHPAASARDIDYLLDQVNSVLSSPLTRADVEGVYAGLRPLLSGESELTSKLSREHVVGHPVPGLVVIAGGKYTTYRVMGRDAVDEAVRAMDGRVPDSVTDKIPLVGAEGWQGVRNQRHQLAARSGLHVVRIDHLLGRYGSLVHEVLDLIAADESLAEPLPGSDDYLRAEVVYAVTHEGARHLDDVLARRTRASIEAWDRGVSAAPVVAELMAPHLGWDEAHTATEVEHYLARVAAERESQEQPDDATADAARLGAADIVPLTPLAPRAS